A stretch of the Papaver somniferum cultivar HN1 chromosome 6, ASM357369v1, whole genome shotgun sequence genome encodes the following:
- the LOC113287363 gene encoding protein DGS1, mitochondrial-like, whose translation MEVESGNPRIEPERDMRTIVSSYSNQVWRRLVGLFPSKHHDSNLLAKFTNFYYRTARSRSWRRRPGLPLPLPSNSLESTLILTEASRVYDVLDDILEHVLSSMHIIQKSLQFWQLKAEGTNAQKAYFMVFERGPRAFINGTVQLIRGCSMEGSPLQQLCHSAATEISEKIAVLTSLRCCLATFLSQVYVEVDNFGEALVKDPETSLPSLLVNINSLLSKLEESINQQHEMFQRVSSASVGGNNTYTLQFEKLPEINQEGSQWTDCEIKDAINLVYQNLDKLNSYITQLVSKNKKPRRVTLHWFGYTCGAVGLSVCSVWLVRHSSLAGSSDIDNWIREAQESTVRFWNDHVEQPILSIRDELFETFRRRHKGVMELEEVQLTSDSLHRMLLTFSEQTCGQEFPQDASDQEMMEIVMARYEKDLMHPIKNFVGGEIARALLIQIQKLKLDIETAMLDLNQILKANEINFAILAALPAFFLSVGLLMLVRTWYKQDKRAEGRGRMARLQRRLLVVEVEKRIMQFQTCLDKGQGEDAQCMLGLVLYSLDHLYKSVERHAKETGEWLSLREDIIELGKPQMQTVYKLAVTSRLVRVYDCMLPSANRR comes from the exons ATGGAAGTAGAATctggaaaccctagaattgaaccAGAAAGAGACATGAGAACCATCGTCTCCTCCTATTCAAATCAAGTATGGAGAAGATTGGTTGGTTTGTTTCCCTCTAAGCATCATGATTCCAATTTACTCGCAAAATTTACAAATTTCTATTATCGAACTGCTCGGTCTAGATCTTGGAGACGTAGACCAGGTCTTCCTCTTCCATTGCCTTCAAATTCACTTGAATCTACTCT AATTCTAACTGAAGCATCTAGAGTTTACGATGTTTTGGATGATATTTTGGAGCATGTCCTTTCAAGTATGCATATTATCCAAAAGAGTTTGCAGTTTTGGCAGTTGAAAGCTgag GGAACAAATGCTCAAAAAGCATACTTCATGGTTTTTGAAAGAGGACCACGTGCCTTTATCAATGGAACGGTTCAGTTGATTCGCGGATGTTCCATGGAGGGTTCTCCCTTGCAACAACTTTGTCATTCTGCAGCTACTGAGATATCTGAGAAGATAGCTGTTTTAACAAGCTTACGCTGTTGCTTGGCTACATTTCTTTCGCAG GTTTATGTGGAGGTTGATAATTTCGGGGAGGCTTTAGTCAAGGATCCAGAGACATCACTGCCTTCATTATTGGTGAACATTAATAGCTTATTATCGAAACTTGAAGAATCAATCAACCAGCAGCATGAAATGTTTCAG AGGGTTTCATCTGCATCTGTTGGTGGGAACAACACATACACTTTGCAGTTTGAGAAATTGCCTGAAATTAATCAGGAAGGTTCTCAGTGGACTGACTGTGAGATCAAGGATGCTATCAACTTGGTCTATCAGAATCTCGATAAGCTTAATTCATACATAACTCAGCTT gtttccaaaaacaaaaaaccaaGGAGAGTGACTTTGCACTGGTTTGGTTATACGTGCGGAGCGGTTGGGCTTTCAGTGTGCTCAGTATGGCTTGTACGTCATAGCAGTTTGGCAGGTAGTTCGGACATTGATAACTGGATTCGtgaagcacaagaatcaacagtCAGATTCTGGAATGATCATGTTGAACAGCCG ATCCTTTCCATAAGAGATGAGCTCTTCGAGACCTTCAGGAGGAGGCACAAGGGGGTGATGGAGCTTGAAGAAGTGCAGTTAACTTCAGATTCTCTACATAG GATGCTGCTAACATTCAGCGAGCAAACGTGTGGTCAAGAGTTTCCGCAAGACGCATCAGATCAGGAAATGATGGAAATAGTAATGGCAAG GTATGAAAAGGATCTTATGCATCCAATTAAAAATTTTGTTGGGGGAGAGATCGCTCGTGCTTTGCTTATTCAG ATTCAGAAGCTGAAGTTGGATATTGAGAC GGCAATGCTCGACCTAAACCAGATACTGAAGgcaaatgaaatcaactttgcAATTCTTGCCGCTTTACCCGCTTTCTTTCTCTCCGTTGGGTTGCTTATGCTTGTTCGCACATGGTATAAACAG GACAAACGAGCTGAAGGTAGAGGAAGGATGGCTCGCCTTCAAAGGAGACTGCTTGTTGTCGAGGTTGAGAAAAGGATTATGCAATTCCAAACTTGCTTGGATAAAGGACAG GGAGAAGATGCTCAATGCATGCTTGGATTGGTgctgtatagtttggatcacCTATACAAGTCTGTGGAAAGGCATGCCAAGGAGACAGGCGAATGGCTAAG TTTGAGAGAAGACATTATCGAACTTGGGAAGCCACAAATGCAAACTGTGTATAAGCTTGCGGTGACGTCACGCCTAGTGCGGGTATATGACTGCATGCTTCCTTCAGCAAACCGTCGGTAG